From Camelus dromedarius isolate mCamDro1 chromosome 12, mCamDro1.pat, whole genome shotgun sequence, the proteins below share one genomic window:
- the PYGM gene encoding glycogen phosphorylase, muscle form — MSRPLTDQEKRKQISVRGLAGVENVTELKKNFNRHLHFTLVKDRNVATPRDYYFALAYTVRDHLVGRWIRTQQHYYEKDPKRIYYLSLEFYIGRTLQNTMVNLALENACDEATYQLGLDMEELEEIEEDAGLGNGGLGRLAACFLDSMATLGLAAYGYGIRYEFGIFNQKISGGWQMEEADDWLRYGNPWEKARPEFMLPVHFYGRVEHTSQGAKWVDTQVVLAMPYDTPVPGYRNNFVNTMRLWSAKAPNDFNLKDFNVGGYIQAVLDRNLAENISRVLYPNDNFFEGKELRLKQEYFVVAATLQDIIRRFKSSKFGCRDPVRTNFDAFPDKVAIQLNDTHPSLAIPELMRILVDEEWLEWDKAWDVTVKTCAYTNHTVLPEALERWPVHLMETLLPRHLQIIYEINQRFLNRVAAAYPGDVDRLRRMSLVEEGAVKRINMAHLCIAGSHAVNGVARIHSEILKKTIFKDFYELEPHKFQNKTNGITPRRWLVMCNPGLAEVIAERIGEDYIADLDQLRKLLSYVDDEAFIRDVAKVKQENKLKFSAYLEKEYKVHINPNSLFDIQVKRIHEYKRQLLNCLHVITLYNRIKKDPNKFFVPRTVMIGGKAAPGYHMAKMIIKLITAIGDVVNHDPVVGDRLRVIFLENYRVSLAEKVIPAADLSEQISTAGTEASGTGNMKFMLNGALTIGTMDGANVEMAEEAGEENFFIFGMRVEDVERLDQRGYNAQEYYDRIPELRHVIDQLSSGFFSPKQPDLFKDIVNMLMHHDRFKVFADYEDYIKCQEKVSALYKNPREWTRMVIRNIATSGKFSSDRTIAQYAREIWGVEPTRQRLPAPDEKI; from the exons ATGTCCCGGCCCCTGACAGACcaggagaagagaaagcaaatcAGTGTGCGTGGCCTGGCCGGCGTGGAGAATGTGACTGAGCTGAAAAAGAACTTCAACCGGCACCTACACTTCACACTTGTAAAAGACCGCAATGTGGCCACCCCACGAGACTACTACTTCGCGCTGGCCTACACCGTGCGCGACCACCTCGTGGGCCGCTGGATCCGCACGCAGCAGCACTACTACGAGAAGGACCCCAAG AGGATCTACTACCTGTCTCTGGAATTCTACATTGGCCGGACGCTACAAAACACCATGGTGAACCTGGCCTTGGAGAATGCCTGTGATGAGGCCACCTAccag CTGGGCCTAGACATGGAGGAACTGGAAGAAATCGAGGAGGATGCAGGACTGGGCAATGGGGGCCTGGGCCGGCTGGCGG CCTGCTTTCTGGACTCCATGGCAACGCTGGGCCTGGCTGCCTATGGCTACGGAATCCGCTATGAGTTTGGGATTTTTAATCAGAAGATCTCTGGGGGTTGGCAG ATGGAGGAGGCTGACGACTGGCTTCGCTATGGCAACCCCTGGGAGAAGGCCCGACCAGAGTTTATGCTGCCTGTGCACTTCTATGGTCGAGTGGAGCACACCAGCCAGGGGGCCAAGTGGGTGGACACACAG GTGGTGTTGGCCATGCCTTACGACACACCCGTGCCCGGCTATCGCAACAACTTCGTCAATACCATGCGCCTGTGGTCTGCCAAGGCCCCCAATGACTTCAATCTCAAAGACT TCAATGTTGGTGGCTACATCCAGGCTGTGCTGGACCGCAACCTGGCTGAGAATATCTCTCGTGTCCTGTACCCCAATGACAAT TTCTTTGAGGGGAAGGAGCTGCGGCTGAAGCAGGAGTACTTTGTAGTGGCCGCCACGCTCCAGGACATCATTCGCCGCTTCAAGTCCTCCAAGTTCGGCTGCCGCGACCCCGTGCGCACGAACTTCGATGCCTTCCCGGATAAG GTGGCCATCCAGCTCAATGACACCCACCCCTCCTTGGCAATCCCAGAGCTGATGAGGATTCTGGTGGACGAGGAGTGGCTGGAATGGGACAAG GCATGGGATGTGACCGTGAAGACCTGCGCCTACACCAACCATACCGTGCTGCCTGAGGCCCTGGAGCGCTGGCCCGTGCACCTCATGGAGACCCTGCTGCCCCGGCACCTCCAGATCATCTATGAGATCAACCAGCGCTTCCTTAAT CGAGTGGCGGCTGCGTACCCAGGGGATGTAGACCGGCTGCGGCGCATGTCGCTGGTGGAGGAGGGCGCAGTGAAGCGTATCAACATGGCACACCTGTGCATCGCTGGTTCGCACGCCGTCAATGGTGTGGCTCGCATCCACTCTGAGATCCTCAAGAAGACCAT CTTCAAGGACTTCTACGAGCTGGAGCCTCATAAATTCCAGAACAAGACCAATGGTATCACCCCACGGCGCTGGCTGGTTATGTGTAACCCTGGGCTGGCAGAGGTCATTGCTGAG CGCATTGGGGAAGACTACATTGCAGACCTGGACCAGCTTCGCAAACTGCTCTCCTATGTGGACGATGAAGCCTTTATCCGGGATGTGGCCAAAGTGAAGCAG GAAAACAAGTTAAAGTTCTCTGCATACCTAGAGAAGGAATACAAAGTCCATATCAACCCCAACTCGCTCTTCGACATCCAGGTGAAGAGGATTCATGAATATAAACGCCAGCTCCTTAACTGCCTCCATGTCATCACGCTGTACAACC GCATCAAGAAGGATCCCAATAAGTTTTTTGTGCCTCGAACTGTGATGATTGGAGGGAAG GCTGCACCTGGGTACCACATGGCCAAGATGATCATCAAACTCATTACAGCCATTGGGGATGTGGTCAACCACGACCCGGTGGTGGGAGACCGACTCCGCGTGATTTTCCTGGAGAACTATCGAGTCTCGCTGGCTGAGAAAG TGATCCCGGCTGCTGACCTCTCCGAGCAGATCTCTACAGCTGGCACTGAGGCCTCAGGCACTGGCAACATGAAGTTCATGCTTAATGGGGCTCTGACTATTGGCACCATGGACGGGGCCAACGTGGAGATggcagaagaggcaggagaggagaactTCTTTATCTTCGGCATGCGGGTGGAGGACGTGGAAAGGCTTGACCAGAGAGG GTACAACGCCCAGGAATATTATGACCGAATTCCTGAGCTTCGGCACGTCATTGACCAGCTGAGCAGTGGCTTCTTCTCTCCCAAACAGCCCGATCTGTTCAAGGACATTGTCAACATGCTCATGCACCATGACCG GTTTAAAGTCTTTGCAGATTATGAAGATTACATTAAATGTCAGGAGAAAGTCAGTGCACTGTACAAG AACCCCAGAGAGTGGACGCGGATGGTGATCCGGAACATAGCCACTTCTGGCAAGTTCTCCAGCGACCGCACCATTGCCCAGTACGCTAGGGAGATCTGGGGCGTGGAGCCTACCCGCCAGCGCCTGCCAGCCCCGGATGAGAAGATCTGA